A window of the Methanoculleus horonobensis genome harbors these coding sequences:
- a CDS encoding ArsB/NhaD family transporter codes for MEAVALIAVAVFLFTYALIIDERIHRAVAAMLGAAIVVFVGIVPWEALLEHVDFGTIFLLLGMMIIVNTARGSGLFEYIAIRTAKLAKGSPIRVLVLFAIVTAIVSAFLDNVTTVLLLTPMLLYVARVMNLNPIPFLVTEIFSSNVGGAATLIGDPPNIMIASSAGLTFNEFIIHLGPIMVVDMVILLLMMYVIYGRSMRVSAEERQELIRTLEGLDERAAITDRSLFNKSVAVIAFVVFLFFIHDRIGEILHVALSFVDPAMGLEPAEVALIGAAILLFWSRQSPEEIFEKIEWPALFFFGGLFVIVGALVETGIISSIAAVMVENVGSTGEAMFIVAWFAAIASAIVDNIPLTAAMIPLIHDMGATMDVYPLWWALALGACLGGNGTAIGASANVVVIGIAEREGIGITFIDFLKVGMLVLFVTVAVGFAMLWLKFAM; via the coding sequence ATGGAAGCAGTGGCGCTGATCGCGGTAGCGGTCTTTCTCTTCACCTACGCACTCATCATCGACGAGCGGATCCACCGGGCGGTCGCCGCCATGCTCGGTGCGGCGATCGTGGTCTTCGTCGGGATCGTCCCCTGGGAGGCGCTCCTCGAACACGTCGACTTCGGGACGATCTTCCTGCTCCTCGGGATGATGATCATCGTCAATACCGCCCGGGGCAGCGGTCTCTTCGAGTATATCGCGATACGGACGGCAAAACTCGCGAAAGGCAGCCCGATCCGGGTTCTCGTCCTCTTTGCGATCGTGACCGCGATCGTGAGCGCGTTTCTCGACAACGTCACCACCGTCCTCCTTCTCACCCCGATGCTCCTCTATGTCGCGAGGGTGATGAACCTCAACCCCATTCCCTTCCTTGTCACGGAGATCTTCTCCTCAAACGTCGGCGGGGCTGCGACGCTCATCGGCGACCCGCCGAACATCATGATCGCGTCGTCGGCAGGACTGACGTTCAACGAGTTCATCATCCATCTTGGCCCCATCATGGTCGTCGATATGGTGATCCTTCTCCTGATGATGTACGTCATCTACGGCAGATCGATGAGGGTAAGCGCCGAAGAGCGGCAGGAACTGATCCGGACGCTTGAGGGTCTGGACGAGCGGGCGGCGATCACCGACAGGTCGCTCTTCAACAAATCGGTGGCCGTCATCGCCTTCGTGGTCTTCCTGTTCTTCATCCATGACCGGATCGGGGAGATCCTGCACGTCGCCCTCTCGTTCGTCGACCCGGCGATGGGGCTCGAACCCGCAGAGGTGGCTCTCATCGGGGCGGCGATCCTCCTATTCTGGAGCCGCCAGTCGCCCGAAGAGATATTCGAGAAGATCGAGTGGCCGGCCCTCTTCTTCTTCGGCGGGCTCTTCGTCATCGTGGGCGCCCTCGTCGAGACCGGCATCATCTCGAGCATCGCCGCGGTGATGGTCGAGAACGTCGGATCGACCGGCGAGGCGATGTTCATCGTGGCCTGGTTCGCCGCGATCGCCTCGGCAATCGTGGACAACATCCCCCTCACCGCGGCGATGATCCCGCTCATTCATGACATGGGGGCGACGATGGACGTCTACCCGCTCTGGTGGGCGCTCGCCCTCGGTGCGTGCCTCGGCGGGAACGGAACCGCCATCGGGGCCTCGGCGAACGTCGTCGTCATCGGTATCGCCGAGCGTGAGGGGATCGGCATCACCTTCATCGACTTCCTGAAGGTGGGGATGCTCGTGCTCTTCGTGACGGTGGCGGTAGGATTTGCGATGCTCTGGCTGAAATTTGCGATGTGA
- a CDS encoding universal stress protein, with product MIQRKFKDIVGRRYDSVLKDYSEFLLTDEEMLVPEVRSILVPLDVFVHEITDEAIDVLSAYDATISLAYITDTEVIELLEKALDRESTEEFRTKKEEYGRKLLERVAAKLEEHGFSTQTRMFVGHKGDDVVRMAKNHDMVALCRRYADGESTDVSVSPIVLRICQRVETPALIY from the coding sequence TTGATCCAGCGAAAGTTCAAAGATATCGTCGGGAGGCGGTATGACTCGGTCTTGAAGGATTACAGCGAGTTCCTGCTGACCGACGAGGAGATGCTCGTTCCTGAGGTCCGATCGATCCTGGTGCCGCTCGACGTCTTTGTCCACGAGATCACCGACGAAGCAATCGACGTGCTCTCCGCCTACGACGCCACAATCTCGCTCGCCTACATCACCGACACCGAGGTGATCGAGCTCCTCGAAAAGGCGCTCGACCGTGAATCAACAGAGGAGTTCCGGACAAAGAAGGAAGAGTACGGCCGGAAGCTCCTTGAACGGGTTGCAGCAAAACTCGAAGAACACGGCTTTTCGACCCAGACACGGATGTTCGTCGGACATAAAGGCGACGACGTCGTCAGGATGGCGAAGAACCACGACATGGTCGCGCTCTGCCGCCGCTACGCCGACGGGGAGTCGACCGACGTCTCGGTGAGCCCGATCGTTCTGCGCATCTGCCAGCGGGTGGAGACTCCCGCGCTCATCTACTGA
- a CDS encoding archaemetzincin family Zn-dependent metalloprotease has product MGINILWDPQAPEGIELPVVRMVTMILGKEPELVEYPFLIDGYDRNRDQHDAQKILDRLQDTLTRRYEIDGPLLLVTSRDLYVNGCDFVFGLARPACGVAVVSTARLGNAYYGRTPDDTDLIDRTAKEGAHELGHLLGLDHCSDPECVMFRPRTLDELDRKKKVLCPACREALASLATR; this is encoded by the coding sequence ATGGGCATCAATATTCTTTGGGACCCGCAGGCACCGGAAGGTATCGAACTCCCGGTCGTCAGGATGGTCACGATGATCCTCGGGAAAGAACCCGAACTTGTCGAATACCCGTTCCTCATCGACGGTTACGACCGGAACCGCGACCAGCACGATGCTCAAAAGATCCTGGATCGCCTGCAGGACACCCTCACGCGCAGATACGAGATCGATGGCCCCCTGCTGCTCGTCACCTCCCGCGACCTCTACGTCAACGGATGCGACTTCGTCTTCGGCCTCGCGAGACCCGCATGCGGCGTCGCGGTCGTCTCGACAGCCCGCCTCGGAAACGCCTACTACGGCAGGACGCCGGACGACACCGACCTCATTGACCGGACGGCAAAAGAAGGCGCGCACGAACTCGGCCATCTCCTCGGGCTCGACCACTGCTCCGACCCCGAATGCGTCATGTTCCGGCCGAGAACCCTGGACGAACTGGACCGGAAGAAAAAAGTGCTCTGCCCGGCCTGCAGGGAGGCGCTCGCATCGCTGGCAACGCGATGA
- a CDS encoding UPF0146 family protein — translation MCRYKHIERSIGEYIAARYRRAVEVGIGNNPEAARLVRAAGALMLCTDVRSGIRHDGLDVVTDDVFEPDLRLYEGADLIYAVRPGVEMVPPLIALADRIDSDLLVYHLGCEIYGNGGEVVDCGPVLLHRYRRRVI, via the coding sequence ATGTGTCGGTATAAACATATTGAACGGAGTATCGGGGAGTATATCGCTGCCCGGTATCGTCGGGCCGTCGAGGTGGGCATCGGCAACAATCCCGAGGCCGCAAGGCTGGTCCGGGCCGCCGGCGCCCTGATGCTCTGCACTGACGTTCGATCGGGCATCCGGCACGACGGGCTCGACGTCGTGACCGACGACGTCTTTGAACCGGATCTCCGGCTGTATGAGGGTGCGGATCTCATCTACGCCGTGAGGCCCGGCGTGGAGATGGTTCCGCCGCTGATCGCGCTTGCCGACCGGATCGACAGCGATCTCCTGGTCTACCACCTGGGATGCGAGATCTACGGGAACGGCGGCGAGGTCGTGGACTGCGGCCCGGTTCTCCTTCATCGGTATCGCCGGCGGGTAATCTAA
- a CDS encoding replication factor C large subunit, with protein MDWVEKYRPQHLQDVVGNSSAVRLIYEWARDWSRQKKPLILYGKPGTGKTSSAHALANDMNWEVVELNASDQRTKAALERVAGAGSTTASLSGASRKLILLDEADNLHGQADRGGAKAIVEIIAAAQQPIILIANDYYSLTRELKAVTEPVQFRALQARSIVPRLRQICAAEGVTCDPAALDEIANRADGDMRAAVNMLYAVAIGKEHVAAGDVHTSAKDDRSTIFELVGATFKGKRDADLLRMAVEVEDTPDAVEQWLEGNLDHMPDLASRAKGYACLARADEYIGRTYRRQYYTLWRYASAVMLIGVADAAGGHGIHGRIMPPQRWQKMGASKKQKAVRAGLSRKLSEMTHIPVDALREDFFTAISILVEHDPATYVREFELDADELNLFIHDKSRAAKVVKDVAKEEKAKEKKASAKEKATGKGKKSRDDDPPADTGESRRDPPPGQATLF; from the coding sequence ATGGACTGGGTGGAGAAGTACAGGCCGCAGCATCTTCAGGATGTCGTGGGGAACTCCAGCGCCGTCAGGCTGATATACGAGTGGGCGCGGGACTGGTCACGGCAGAAGAAACCGCTCATCCTGTACGGAAAACCCGGCACCGGCAAGACCTCGAGCGCACACGCCCTCGCGAACGACATGAACTGGGAGGTGGTGGAACTGAACGCCTCCGACCAGCGGACGAAAGCGGCCCTCGAACGGGTAGCGGGCGCGGGCTCCACGACGGCCAGCCTCTCCGGTGCGAGCCGCAAACTCATCCTGCTGGATGAGGCCGACAACCTGCACGGACAGGCCGACCGGGGCGGGGCGAAGGCGATCGTGGAGATCATCGCGGCGGCGCAGCAGCCGATCATCCTGATTGCAAACGACTACTACTCCCTCACGAGAGAACTCAAGGCGGTCACGGAGCCGGTGCAGTTCCGGGCGCTCCAGGCCCGCTCGATCGTCCCCCGTCTCCGCCAGATCTGCGCTGCGGAAGGCGTCACATGCGATCCCGCCGCGCTCGACGAGATCGCGAACCGCGCCGACGGCGATATGCGGGCCGCGGTGAACATGCTCTACGCCGTGGCCATCGGGAAGGAGCACGTCGCGGCGGGCGACGTCCACACCTCCGCAAAGGATGACCGCTCGACCATCTTCGAACTCGTCGGAGCGACCTTCAAAGGGAAGAGGGATGCCGATCTGCTCCGCATGGCGGTGGAGGTCGAGGATACCCCCGACGCCGTCGAGCAGTGGCTCGAGGGGAACCTCGACCACATGCCCGACCTCGCCTCCCGGGCGAAAGGCTACGCCTGCCTCGCGAGGGCGGACGAGTACATCGGCCGGACCTACCGGCGGCAGTATTACACCCTCTGGCGCTACGCGAGCGCGGTGATGCTCATCGGCGTCGCCGACGCCGCCGGCGGGCACGGCATCCACGGCCGCATCATGCCGCCGCAGCGCTGGCAGAAGATGGGGGCGTCGAAGAAGCAAAAGGCGGTTCGGGCGGGCCTCTCCCGGAAACTCAGCGAGATGACGCACATTCCAGTGGATGCACTCCGGGAAGACTTCTTCACCGCGATCAGCATCCTCGTCGAACATGACCCTGCAACATACGTCCGCGAATTCGAACTCGATGCCGACGAACTGAACCTCTTCATCCACGACAAATCACGGGCCGCGAAGGTCGTCAAAGACGTGGCAAAAGAGGAGAAGGCAAAGGAAAAGAAGGCCTCCGCCAAAGAGAAGGCAACCGGAAAAGGCAAGAAGTCCCGGGACGACGACCCGCCCGCCGATACCGGTGAATCCAGGCGGGATCCCCCCCCGGGCCAGGCGACGCTCTTCTAG
- a CDS encoding methanogenesis marker 2 protein, whose translation MVKDCSTDTVAQAVREYEGVTRKKEIGDMIRSLRIESPDVVASFGEDAAVIRHNAEDALLLAADGIWSKLMEADPFWAGYCAVLVNVHDIAAMGGRPVAMVDILSVTSDRLRDEVTRGMVAASAQFGVPIVGGHLHPNTPYSVVDVAILGTARMDQIIFSNTAEEGDVVVAAIDLDGRVHPSCCFNWDSVTMKSAEAVRAQIRVMEDLGKEHLVTAGKDISNPGVIGTLGMLLEVSGKGAVIDLEAIPRPDLSAVDLSFEQWVRMYPGMGFILTVKPENVEEVCRRFGDVGITAVAIGEVNGTGRLSIRYLGRETQVFDLDRNGIMRIFSDGGACR comes from the coding sequence GTGGTGAAGGATTGCTCCACCGATACGGTAGCACAGGCCGTGAGGGAATACGAGGGCGTCACCCGGAAGAAGGAGATCGGGGATATGATCCGGTCTCTCCGGATAGAGAGCCCCGATGTCGTCGCTTCGTTCGGTGAGGATGCCGCGGTCATTCGGCATAATGCAGAGGACGCGCTGCTTCTTGCGGCGGACGGTATCTGGAGCAAGTTGATGGAGGCGGACCCGTTCTGGGCGGGGTACTGCGCCGTGCTCGTGAACGTCCACGACATCGCCGCCATGGGCGGGAGGCCGGTTGCGATGGTCGATATCCTCTCCGTTACGAGCGACCGGCTCCGCGACGAAGTGACCCGGGGCATGGTCGCGGCATCCGCCCAGTTCGGCGTCCCGATCGTGGGCGGGCACCTGCACCCGAATACGCCCTACAGCGTCGTGGATGTGGCGATCCTCGGGACGGCCCGGATGGATCAGATCATCTTCTCGAACACGGCAGAGGAGGGCGACGTGGTCGTCGCGGCGATTGACCTCGACGGCCGGGTGCACCCGTCGTGCTGCTTCAACTGGGACTCGGTCACGATGAAGTCGGCGGAAGCGGTGCGGGCCCAGATCCGGGTGATGGAGGATCTCGGAAAAGAGCACCTGGTGACGGCCGGAAAGGATATCAGCAACCCGGGAGTCATCGGAACGCTCGGGATGCTCCTCGAGGTGAGCGGGAAGGGCGCGGTGATCGACCTCGAGGCGATACCCCGGCCGGACCTCTCGGCGGTCGATCTCTCCTTCGAGCAGTGGGTGCGCATGTATCCCGGCATGGGGTTCATTCTGACCGTCAAACCGGAGAACGTGGAGGAGGTCTGCCGCCGGTTTGGCGACGTCGGGATCACCGCCGTCGCTATCGGGGAGGTTAACGGGACCGGGAGGCTCTCCATCAGGTACCTGGGCCGGGAGACACAGGTCTTCGATCTCGATCGAAACGGCATCATGCGGATCTTTTCGGACGGCGGGGCATGCCGGTAA
- the mtxX gene encoding methanogenesis marker protein Mmp4/MtxX, with product MPVTVGLGAASPDPKILSTVRAVGREVDLILFSPPGTAGTFGDAATVVEAEEPEIALIEALYAGRIDAAVRGTLAASSTLKALKQAAGVDHLERIALLETADGRLFLLAPVGVDEGWTVEEKVRFVRAGRDIARSFGLAEGVAILSGGRLGDIGRHPAVDRTMADAELVARLTGAEHTEILIEEVAGAYGMVVAPDGISGNLIFRTLTFLGAGAGHGAPVVNIGRIFVDTSRASPDYTNAIMLAKSLAQSKSL from the coding sequence ATGCCGGTAACGGTCGGGCTTGGTGCGGCATCCCCTGATCCGAAGATCCTCTCGACCGTCCGGGCGGTCGGCCGGGAGGTCGATCTCATCCTCTTCTCCCCCCCGGGAACCGCCGGAACGTTCGGCGATGCGGCCACGGTCGTCGAGGCCGAGGAGCCGGAGATCGCCCTTATCGAGGCCCTCTATGCCGGCAGGATCGATGCTGCCGTCAGGGGCACTCTCGCCGCATCCTCCACTTTGAAGGCCCTCAAGCAGGCCGCGGGTGTCGACCACCTGGAACGGATTGCCCTCCTCGAGACCGCCGACGGGCGCCTCTTCCTCCTCGCCCCGGTCGGGGTCGACGAGGGCTGGACGGTCGAGGAGAAGGTGCGTTTTGTCAGGGCCGGCAGAGATATCGCCCGAAGCTTCGGTCTCGCCGAAGGAGTGGCGATCCTCTCGGGAGGGCGGCTCGGGGACATCGGGCGGCATCCGGCCGTAGACCGGACGATGGCGGATGCCGAACTCGTCGCACGCCTGACCGGGGCTGAGCACACCGAGATCCTGATCGAGGAAGTGGCGGGAGCCTACGGGATGGTTGTGGCTCCCGATGGGATCTCCGGGAACCTGATCTTCCGTACGCTCACGTTCCTCGGAGCCGGCGCGGGGCATGGTGCTCCTGTGGTAAATATCGGTAGAATCTTCGTGGATACGTCGCGCGCCTCTCCAGATTATACTAATGCAATAATGCTTGCGAAATCTCTGGCGCAATCGAAAAGTCTGTGA
- a CDS encoding histone family protein, with protein MADLPIAAVVRIAKKNGAERVGSDAAAALVTKAEAYIAELTKEANRLAQHAGRKTIKAEDVDLAVKSA; from the coding sequence ATGGCAGATCTACCTATTGCTGCGGTTGTACGTATCGCAAAGAAGAATGGTGCTGAGAGAGTCGGCAGCGACGCCGCTGCCGCACTGGTTACCAAGGCTGAGGCGTACATCGCCGAGCTGACCAAGGAAGCCAACAGGCTTGCCCAGCACGCGGGACGCAAGACGATCAAGGCGGAAGACGTCGACCTCGCGGTTAAGTCCGCGTAA
- the hisB gene encoding imidazoleglycerol-phosphate dehydratase HisB → MRTSEIHRTTRETDIRLSLDLDGTGAGTIETGIAFFDHMLASFARHGRIDLTVRATGDLVVDAHHTIEDIGIILGTALAEAVGDGRGITRFADAAVPMDEALARVALDLGGRGYLVFEGGFSPVGPGGIPGDLIEHFFYSLCSHAGITAHITVSGRNDHHVCEAAFKAFARALRAAVAIDPAIGDVPSTKGTL, encoded by the coding sequence ATGCGAACGAGTGAGATCCACCGCACGACACGGGAGACCGATATCAGGCTCTCCCTCGACCTCGACGGAACCGGAGCGGGAACCATCGAGACAGGGATAGCGTTCTTCGACCACATGCTCGCGTCGTTTGCCCGGCACGGTCGAATAGACCTCACCGTCCGCGCGACCGGCGACCTCGTCGTGGACGCCCACCACACCATCGAGGATATCGGGATCATCCTCGGCACAGCTCTTGCCGAGGCGGTCGGGGACGGGAGGGGGATCACCCGGTTCGCCGACGCCGCCGTCCCGATGGACGAGGCGCTCGCCCGGGTGGCGCTCGATCTGGGCGGCCGGGGGTACCTCGTCTTCGAGGGCGGCTTCTCGCCGGTGGGCCCGGGCGGCATCCCCGGCGACCTCATCGAGCACTTCTTCTACAGCCTCTGCAGCCACGCCGGGATCACCGCTCACATCACGGTCTCGGGCAGGAACGATCACCACGTCTGCGAGGCGGCGTTCAAGGCGTTCGCCCGGGCGCTCCGGGCGGCCGTGGCGATCGATCCCGCGATCGGCGACGTGCCGAGCACCAAGGGGACGCTCTGA
- the hisA gene encoding 1-(5-phosphoribosyl)-5-[(5-phosphoribosylamino)methylideneamino]imidazole-4-carboxamide isomerase, which translates to MEIYPAVDVLDGRCVQLVQGRPEAATVYGDPAAWAHRWLEEGADGLHIVNLDGAFGRARKNADLIRAFTRETETFVELGGGIRSVEDAAGWLDAGVDRVIVSTQAVREPEMIRTLADEFGGGRVMAGIDARAGEVMIEGWERPAGSYLCWAERFESLGAGSLLYTNVDVEGLQQGIAIGPVTELLRRVKVPIVVSGGISSPGDVAALRKTGAAGAVLGSALYAGKVRLSEAMEAAHANE; encoded by the coding sequence ATGGAGATCTATCCTGCAGTTGATGTCCTGGACGGGCGGTGCGTGCAGCTTGTGCAGGGGCGGCCGGAGGCGGCGACGGTCTACGGCGATCCGGCTGCCTGGGCGCACCGGTGGCTTGAAGAGGGGGCGGACGGCCTTCACATCGTCAACCTCGACGGGGCGTTCGGCCGGGCGCGCAAGAACGCCGACCTGATCCGGGCATTCACCCGCGAGACGGAGACGTTTGTGGAACTCGGCGGCGGTATCAGGAGTGTCGAGGACGCCGCGGGATGGCTCGACGCCGGGGTCGACCGGGTGATCGTCTCGACCCAGGCCGTCCGGGAGCCGGAGATGATCCGGACGCTTGCCGATGAGTTCGGCGGCGGGCGGGTGATGGCGGGGATCGACGCCCGGGCCGGCGAGGTGATGATCGAGGGATGGGAGCGTCCTGCCGGGAGTTACCTCTGCTGGGCGGAGCGCTTCGAGAGCCTCGGCGCAGGATCCCTCCTCTACACGAACGTGGACGTGGAGGGCCTCCAGCAGGGGATCGCCATCGGACCCGTGACGGAACTCCTCCGGCGGGTGAAGGTTCCGATCGTCGTCTCGGGCGGGATATCGAGTCCGGGGGACGTCGCGGCGCTCCGCAAAACCGGAGCGGCAGGGGCGGTCCTCGGGTCGGCACTCTACGCCGGGAAGGTACGGCTCTCGGAGGCCATGGAGGCAGCGCATGCGAACGAGTGA
- the hisG gene encoding ATP phosphoribosyltransferase codes for MSKPSPRHPVPGPGLVRLAIPNKGRIAGPINELIEKSGLHLAEGGSERRLITRTRDPNVEILFARPIDIPEYVASGVADLGITGKDMVMERGSAVEQVLDLQTGKATLVVAVPEESDVETVADLAGAKVATEFPAITRAFFAGHGVAVTVVTVGGACEATPHLGIADAIVDLSSSGTTLRTNHLRVVDEVLASTTILVANPVSLTAKREKIDELVLALESVIRAKGQCYLMMNVHKSALSDVREVLPGLSGPTVMDVASDENLVAVHAVVKEERVYQLINQLKRAGAKDILVMPIERIIR; via the coding sequence ATGAGTAAACCGTCACCCCGGCATCCCGTGCCCGGACCCGGGCTCGTTCGTCTCGCCATCCCGAACAAAGGAAGGATTGCCGGGCCCATCAACGAGTTGATCGAGAAGAGCGGCCTCCACCTGGCCGAAGGCGGCAGCGAGCGGAGGCTCATCACCCGGACACGCGACCCGAACGTGGAGATCCTCTTCGCCCGCCCGATCGATATACCGGAGTACGTGGCGAGCGGTGTCGCCGATCTCGGGATTACCGGGAAGGATATGGTCATGGAGCGGGGTTCCGCGGTCGAACAGGTTCTCGACCTGCAGACCGGGAAGGCCACGCTCGTCGTCGCCGTGCCGGAGGAGTCGGACGTCGAGACCGTCGCCGACCTTGCAGGTGCAAAGGTGGCGACCGAGTTCCCGGCGATCACCCGCGCGTTCTTCGCCGGGCACGGGGTCGCCGTGACGGTGGTGACCGTCGGCGGGGCATGCGAGGCGACGCCGCACCTCGGGATCGCCGACGCCATCGTCGACCTCTCTTCCTCGGGGACGACGCTCCGGACGAACCACCTCCGCGTCGTCGACGAGGTGCTCGCCTCCACGACCATCCTGGTGGCGAACCCTGTCTCGCTCACGGCCAAGCGCGAGAAGATCGACGAGCTTGTCCTCGCCCTCGAGAGCGTCATCCGGGCGAAGGGTCAGTGCTACCTGATGATGAACGTCCACAAAAGCGCGCTTAGCGACGTGCGCGAGGTGCTGCCCGGCCTCTCCGGCCCGACGGTAATGGACGTGGCATCCGACGAAAATCTGGTTGCCGTTCACGCTGTCGTGAAAGAAGAACGGGTCTATCAGCTGATCAACCAGTTAAAACGGGCCGGCGCAAAAGACATATTAGTCATGCCCATCGAACGGATCATACGCTGA
- a CDS encoding methionine adenosyltransferase, whose protein sequence is MTRNISVEGLDQIPIEKQRIELVERKCLGHPDSLADGIAESISRALSRSYLEECGSVLHHNTDQGEVVAGESIPKFGGGRITRPIYFLISGRATKTFNGINIPADAIAVEAARDYIKSILPTINMERDIIVDCRMGKGSTDLQDVFRSCEGKVPRANDTSFGVGHAPFSEAESIVRGVAAYIDGTLRPKYPVIGQDCKIMCLRDGDAITLTIAMAFVDRYCSSIAEYIEQKNFLTEQIAAVAKQFTTRSVNVAINTADDLEAASVFLTVSGTSAEMGDDGSVGRGNRANGLITPNRPMSMEATSGKNPINHIGKIYNLLATQVAQDCVAKVDGIEEMYVRMLSQIGYPIDQPHVASAQILTKPGYDIKSIKPDVEGIIDEWLAKTPTITEKVIRGDLSTF, encoded by the coding sequence ATGACCAGGAACATCAGCGTAGAAGGGCTTGACCAGATCCCGATCGAGAAGCAGCGGATAGAACTGGTGGAGAGGAAGTGCCTCGGCCACCCGGACAGTCTCGCGGACGGCATCGCGGAGTCGATCAGCAGGGCGCTCAGCAGGTCGTACCTGGAAGAGTGCGGCAGCGTCCTCCACCACAACACCGACCAGGGCGAGGTCGTTGCGGGAGAGTCGATCCCGAAGTTCGGCGGCGGCCGGATCACGAGGCCGATCTACTTCCTCATATCGGGCCGGGCCACCAAGACTTTCAACGGCATAAACATCCCCGCGGACGCGATCGCCGTCGAGGCTGCACGCGACTACATCAAGAGCATCCTCCCCACCATCAACATGGAGCGCGACATCATCGTCGACTGCCGGATGGGGAAGGGATCGACCGACCTGCAGGACGTCTTCCGCTCCTGCGAGGGGAAGGTTCCGCGGGCGAACGACACCTCGTTCGGCGTCGGGCACGCGCCGTTCAGCGAGGCGGAGAGTATTGTTCGGGGCGTCGCCGCATACATCGACGGGACGCTCCGCCCGAAGTACCCCGTCATCGGCCAGGACTGCAAGATCATGTGCCTGCGTGACGGCGACGCCATCACCCTGACCATCGCGATGGCGTTCGTCGACCGCTACTGCTCGAGCATCGCCGAGTACATCGAGCAGAAGAACTTCCTGACCGAACAGATCGCGGCGGTCGCAAAACAGTTCACCACAAGATCGGTCAACGTCGCCATCAACACCGCCGACGACCTCGAGGCCGCCAGCGTCTTCCTGACGGTCTCGGGCACCTCCGCCGAGATGGGCGACGACGGCTCGGTCGGCCGCGGCAACCGCGCGAACGGGCTGATCACCCCGAACCGCCCGATGAGCATGGAGGCGACGAGCGGCAAGAACCCGATCAACCACATCGGCAAGATCTACAACCTCCTGGCGACCCAGGTCGCGCAGGACTGCGTCGCGAAGGTCGACGGGATCGAGGAGATGTACGTCCGCATGCTCTCCCAGATCGGTTACCCGATCGACCAGCCGCACGTGGCAAGCGCCCAGATCCTCACGAAGCCGGGCTACGACATCAAGTCCATAAAGCCCGACGTCGAGGGCATCATCGACGAATGGCTGGCGAAGACCCCCACCATCACCGAGAAGGTTATCAGGGGAGACCTCTCTACCTTCTAA
- a CDS encoding DNA integrity scanning protein DisA nucleotide-binding domain protein, which yields MNGDLMLATACDVAEKIGARAVVSFVEPAPVLAKVPDIPIIRVQELQLDVLKDLTMHDILEVSERHMLDAAVHLYLRRNLETGLVVGVFPYAIILYDIEEGKNFINLKDFSDIVPREVLHSALTLALEIAVEGREGRAIGTAFIIGDPEEIFRHSHQAILNPYQGQPGTLRDIKNRDNWESVKEFAQLDGVFVIDKTGEVRAAGRYLDVTGKGISLPGGLGGRHRATASITHEIPVIGITVSESGGMVRIFRDGQCKISIRSDIRLRSDG from the coding sequence ATGAACGGCGACCTGATGCTCGCAACCGCCTGTGACGTGGCCGAGAAGATCGGGGCGCGGGCAGTCGTCTCCTTCGTCGAACCGGCCCCGGTTCTCGCCAAAGTGCCTGATATCCCGATCATCCGGGTGCAGGAACTCCAGCTCGACGTCTTGAAAGACCTCACCATGCACGACATCCTGGAAGTGAGCGAGCGGCATATGCTCGACGCCGCCGTCCACCTCTACCTCCGGCGCAACCTGGAGACCGGCCTCGTCGTCGGCGTCTTCCCCTACGCCATCATCCTCTACGACATCGAGGAGGGGAAGAACTTCATCAACTTAAAGGACTTCTCCGACATCGTGCCCCGCGAGGTGCTCCATTCGGCCCTCACGCTCGCCCTCGAGATCGCGGTCGAGGGGAGGGAGGGGAGAGCCATCGGCACCGCGTTCATCATCGGCGACCCGGAGGAGATCTTCCGGCACTCCCACCAGGCGATCCTCAACCCCTACCAGGGGCAGCCCGGAACACTCCGGGACATCAAGAACCGGGACAACTGGGAGAGCGTCAAAGAGTTCGCCCAGCTCGACGGCGTCTTCGTCATCGATAAGACCGGCGAGGTGCGGGCGGCAGGCCGCTACCTGGACGTCACCGGGAAGGGCATCTCCCTTCCCGGAGGTCTTGGGGGGAGGCACCGCGCAACCGCGTCCATCACCCACGAGATCCCGGTCATCGGCATCACGGTCTCCGAGAGCGGAGGCATGGTGCGCATCTTCAGGGACGGGCAATGCAAGATCAGCATCCGCTCCGACATCCGCCTCCGTAGTGACGGTTAG